DNA from uncultured Desulfovibrio sp.:
AGCCTCAGGCTCAGGCGGCCCCAGCCGCGCGCCCCGGCGGTATGTTCGGCGGCATGGGCGGCCTCATGGGCGGCCTGCTTGCCGGTACGCTCATAGGTTCGCTCTTGGGTGGTCATGGTTTTGCTGGCGGCGGCTTTATGGATATCCTGCTCATCGGCCTGATGATTTTCCTTGGCCTCAAGCTTTTTGCCGCCTTTCGCGGTTCGCAAAAGCCCGCCCAAGCTTCCGCAGGCGCGCAAGGCGCACAGGCCGCGCAGCCCGAAGCGGGCATGATGCGTAATGACGGTGCGAGCAATGGATGGGATGCCCTGCGTGGCCAGGGCGGCGCTGGCGAGGCTGAAGCCCCCGGCCCGCAGATTCCCATGCCTCCAGGTTTTGATGCCGATGAATTTCTGCGCGGGGCCAAGATGGCCTACACCCGTTTGCAGACTGCCTGGGACAAGCGCGACATGAACGATATTTCGCAGTTCACCACCGAGGCGGTTCAGAAATCGGTGCGCGAACAGATGGAAGCTGACCCCAAGCCGAGCACCACAGAAATTCTGCTGGTCAATGCCCAGCTTCTCGGTGTGACCGATGAAGGCCAGGAACAGTATGCCCAGGTGTTCTTTGACGTGCTCCTGCGTGAAAGCCCAGACCAGCAGACGCCGTCCTCTGCGCGCGAAGTGTGGCACTTTATGCGCCCTGCGACAGGTGGCAACTGGAAACTGGATGGCATCCAGCAGGTAGAATAAACCATATCTGCATTTGTACTAGACCAGATCAACGTTGAAATGCTTCACATTTCAACGTTGTCATTCTGCCGAAAAATGCAATTTTCGGCAGAATCCACGCCACGTTGCGGCGCGCTGCACGCTTGTGCAGCGTTAGAGAATTTAACCTTTTTCAAAGTTAAAATGCTCTAGCAACGCGGGCTGAGAGCCAAGGCCTTCAGCCCGTTTTCTTTCACAAGAGCAAAACAGCCTTGAGAATACCTATTCTCAAGGTTTTTTAAACGCCAACTCTGGCGGGGTGGTACGGCAACAAGGCATGCGCCTTGAGGCAAAGCCAACTCACGCAGCCGCCAGAGCAAGGGATACGTGCGGAGATGGAAATGAAAAACTACGTGGAAAAGCACGATAAGCTGGTGCGCTATCTGGATATGACTATTGAAAGCGCCACACCGGAATACGCCAAGGTAACCATGCCGATCACCGAAAACCACAAAAACGGCATGGGCATGGCCCACGGCGGGGCCATCTTTGCCCTGGCCGATGTGGCCTTTGGCTCTGCCGCCAATGCGGGCAAGGATTACGGCG
Protein-coding regions in this window:
- a CDS encoding Tim44 domain-containing protein → MQIKAFLTILVLLCCSLMFTLSDDALAARLGGGGSFGSKPFMSTPAPRPQTTFQNKPSAAQPQAQAAPAARPGGMFGGMGGLMGGLLAGTLIGSLLGGHGFAGGGFMDILLIGLMIFLGLKLFAAFRGSQKPAQASAGAQGAQAAQPEAGMMRNDGASNGWDALRGQGGAGEAEAPGPQIPMPPGFDADEFLRGAKMAYTRLQTAWDKRDMNDISQFTTEAVQKSVREQMEADPKPSTTEILLVNAQLLGVTDEGQEQYAQVFFDVLLRESPDQQTPSSAREVWHFMRPATGGNWKLDGIQQVE
- a CDS encoding PaaI family thioesterase, which gives rise to MKNYVEKHDKLVRYLDMTIESATPEYAKVTMPITENHKNGMGMAHGGAIFALADVAFGSAANAGKDYGVVSLNTTIEYLRPGKVSPLTAEAFVVRNGKHILNYDVKIYDGSGDLIAKCVAAGFQTDVPLPD